GCCGGATTCCTTTATATTGATATAGAAGCATGGAATCGTGAACACATATCGGAAAAAGCTTTAGAGGTATCTTTTGCACGGTTAGGGCAGCTTGACTGGCTTGATCAAGATGCTCTGAATATTGTCTTAGAGGGAAAAGTCCAATATATTGATCAAAAATACGATTATATTTTTGATTTGGGAGGAAATAAATCTATAGAAAATTTGCCTCAAAATACGGTTTTTGTACATTATGCAGGAAGGTTTAAGCCTTGGCACGAATGGTGTATGCATCCATTAAAGGATGATTTTATACATTATGCTGTATTATCTCCATGGGCAGATGTTCCATTGGTACAACCGCAAAGCTATAAAGATATGAAGAAAATGGCGAAGTCATATTTTTACTACAACAAAGTTATCGATGGGTTGCTATGGTACGCAAAATATTCATTATATAAAATAAAAGCTAAAATAGGTATGTAATATGTACGATGGAGTGGATTTCATGGAAGAAGAGATTACATTAGTCACGGCTTATTTTGATATTGGTCGCGGTGAATGGGGAAAGTTTAAACGTGGCGATAACAAATATATTTCGTACTTTAAACTTTGGGCAAGAATGAAGAATAAACTAATTGTTTATACCAATGCTGAAGTTGCCAAAGAAGTATTGGCGATTCGAGAATCTTATGGCTTGAGAGATCAAACGCAAGTTATTGTTGTTGATGATGTTAGAAGTTGTGACATGGATATTTATCAAAAAATAGAAAAAACAATGCAGCATCCTGTATCGAGAAGATTTCATCGACATCCAAATTATCCAGAATCTTTTTCCCCTATTTTTAATTATGTAGTTTTGTTAAAACCTTATTTTGTCGCTGATGCGGTAAAGCGTAATTTAGTTACTGGGACCGCTGCTTGGATTGATTTTGGCTTTAACCATGGGGGGGAATTATTTTATAAGGCGGAAGAATTTGATTACATATGGAAGTATGATTTTACTGATAAAATACATATTTTTACTGCACGTGAATTAGATGATGAACCTATATTTCAAGTTGTGAAATATATGGATGTTTACATACGAGGAAATTTAATTATTGCTCAGGATTATCATTGGGCGGAGTTATGGCAGCTATGGCGTAATGCAATGGTATCTTTAACAGATGTTGGTTTGTCAGACGACGATCAGACGATTAGCTTAATGGCATATCGGGCTAAGCCTGAATTATTTGAGGCGCATTATATGCAGACTTGGTGTTTACCATTAAAATTATATGGTGGGGAACATTTTACGATGCGTGAAGA
This genomic interval from Selenobaculum gibii contains the following:
- a CDS encoding WlaTC/HtrL family glycosyltransferase, which codes for MEEEITLVTAYFDIGRGEWGKFKRGDNKYISYFKLWARMKNKLIVYTNAEVAKEVLAIRESYGLRDQTQVIVVDDVRSCDMDIYQKIEKTMQHPVSRRFHRHPNYPESFSPIFNYVVLLKPYFVADAVKRNLVTGTAAWIDFGFNHGGELFYKAEEFDYIWKYDFTDKIHIFTARELDDEPIFQVVKYMDVYIRGNLIIAQDYHWAELWQLWRNAMVSLTDVGLSDDDQTISLMAYRAKPELFEAHYMQTWCLPLKLYGGEHFTMREEKKRSKVSLFFRNLEKKVKLKLREHDL